CGCAGGTCGACAGCCCGGGCTACTGGAACGTCTCGGTCCGCGTCGGCTCGCGTATCGGCCTCGTCAACACCGGCTCCGGCCACGTCTTCCTCGCCTTCGCCAGCGACGAGGAGCGCGCCTTCATGCTGGAAAACGAGCGCCAGCAGCGCAAGCTGCCCACCAATCTCCTGACGCGTTTCGCCCAGGTGCGCGAGCGCGGCTACGAGATCATGGAAAGCCAGCAGGTCGCGAGCGTGACCAACTTGTCCGTCCCGATCCTCGGCCCCCTGGGCAGCATCGTCGCCGCGCTCACCTGCCCCTATACGGTGCGCCTCGATAAGGCCGATGCTCCCGACCAGGCAGGCACGCTCAAGCTGCTGATCGCCACCGGCAACGAGATTTCGCAGCGCTCGCTATCCAAGGACTGAGTCTCACGCGGATGATCGTGCCCGACAGATTGACGCGACTCAGGCCCGCCTCTAGCACCGCCTTCAATTGCGCGAAGCAAACGGGGCGCCAATGCGACGGCTGGCTTTTGTCGGGTGGCTTCGCGTCTTCCTCATCGCGGTAGTCGTCGCGCATCACGCCGCCCAGGCCTATGGCCCGACCGCCGATCAATGGCCGGTCGAAGACCCCGCGAAGGCAGAGTGGTTCGGAGCGTTCTTCGCGCTGAACGCCACCTACTTCATGGGCTTCTTCTTCCTCATCGCGGGCTACTTCACCGGCAGCTCCTATGACCGCAAGGGGGGTGCCGCCTACGTCCGCGACCGGCTGGTGCGCCTCGGCGTCCCGCTTCTCTTCTTTGCGTTCATCGTCTTCCCGCTGTTCATCTACTACCAGCCCGGCCAGGTGACGCGGTTCGTCTCGCTGTACGTCACGGACTACATCGGCCACTGGAACATCGTCGTCGGCCACCTCTGGTTCGTGGAGCAGATTCTGGTTTACGGCCTGCTATACGCGCTGTGGCGCACGTTCCGCCCGCAGGCCGAGAGCGCATTGCCGCCGCCGAACTACTGGACCGTTCTGTTCTACGTGCTCGCGCTTGGCATCGTCGGCGTGCTGGTGCGGATCGCCTACCCGCAAGACGTTTGGGTCCATGTCCTGTGGCTTGTGCCGGTAGAGCCGGCCCACCTGCCGCAACACCTGAGCCTGTTCGTGATCGGCATCGTCGCCGGCCGCGGCGATTGGTTCAACAAGATCCCGGCGCGGATGGCGTGGTGGTTCCCGGTCGGCGTTGCCGCATTCGCGCTGGCGCTCGCCGTCAACGCGCTTCAGGGGCGGTCGCCGGCGCTGCTGGCCTTCCAGCCGCTCTGGGGCTTTTTCGAAGCCTTCGTCTGTGTCGGCGTGATTCTGGGGTCGACCGTGCTGTTCCGCACGTATTGCAATCGCCCCGGCCCATGGCTCGATCGCCTCGACGGCAACGTCTACGGCGTCTACCTGATCCACTGGTTCGTGGTGCTCGCGATCCAGGCCGCGATCCTGAATCTCGCAGCTTCAGCGACCGCGAAATTCGCGATCGTCACGGTCCTCGCGCTGGCGGTGAGCTTCGCGCTGTCCGTGTCCCTCAGGATACTGCCGGCCGTGCGCCGCGTCGTCTGAGGGTCAGTCCTTGGCGCGCTCGGCGTAGGAGCCGTCTTCCGTCATCACGATGATGCGCGTGCCGGCGACGATGTGACCTGGCACCAGCGTGCGCACGCCGTTCGACAGGATCGCCGGCTTGTAAGATGACGACGCGGTCTGCCCCTTCATCGTCGGCTCGGTCTCGACGACTTCGAGCGTCACGCGCTGCGGCAGCTCGATCGCGATCGGGATGCCGTTGTAGAGCGACAGATGCACGCTCATGTTTTCCTGCAGGTAGGGCGCATAGTCGCCGACGACGCTCTCCGGCACCGTC
The sequence above is drawn from the Bauldia sp. genome and encodes:
- a CDS encoding IclR family transcriptional regulator gives rise to the protein MNIAEDLEKYRAPALDKGLDILELLAGTDEGLSQAEIAKSLERSPAEIYRMLDRLVRRDYVRRTSADRYELTLKLFELAHTSPPIRRLVSQATPVLRRFARDAEQAVHLVIHDRNILVVVAQVDSPGYWNVSVRVGSRIGLVNTGSGHVFLAFASDEERAFMLENERQQRKLPTNLLTRFAQVRERGYEIMESQQVASVTNLSVPILGPLGSIVAALTCPYTVRLDKADAPDQAGTLKLLIATGNEISQRSLSKD
- a CDS encoding acyltransferase family protein, producing the protein MRRLAFVGWLRVFLIAVVVAHHAAQAYGPTADQWPVEDPAKAEWFGAFFALNATYFMGFFFLIAGYFTGSSYDRKGGAAYVRDRLVRLGVPLLFFAFIVFPLFIYYQPGQVTRFVSLYVTDYIGHWNIVVGHLWFVEQILVYGLLYALWRTFRPQAESALPPPNYWTVLFYVLALGIVGVLVRIAYPQDVWVHVLWLVPVEPAHLPQHLSLFVIGIVAGRGDWFNKIPARMAWWFPVGVAAFALALAVNALQGRSPALLAFQPLWGFFEAFVCVGVILGSTVLFRTYCNRPGPWLDRLDGNVYGVYLIHWFVVLAIQAAILNLAASATAKFAIVTVLALAVSFALSVSLRILPAVRRVV
- the efp gene encoding elongation factor P, encoding MKVIASQVRKGNVVEVDNQLFVVLTAENFHPGKGTPTTQIDMRRISDGVKVSQRYKTTEQLERAFVDEHDYSYLYKDADGYTFMNGENFEQVTVPESVVGDYAPYLQENMSVHLSLYNGIPIAIELPQRVTLEVVETEPTMKGQTASSSYKPAILSNGVRTLVPGHIVAGTRIIVMTEDGSYAERAKD